The following proteins are co-located in the Imtechella halotolerans genome:
- a CDS encoding WD40 repeat domain-containing protein yields MMRNSLKYVLFFVVFYFSTISIAQENEIVISKLTALNPVSYIDVTFLSDRDTVLVCTLSGRLAQRIKGDANEQLIAQLDDEIYVLAYNKERKHIAASTLENGIVIVHRETGRIEQKLSLIETWALRINYSSDNKYFFANDQRGNRFLWDVNLGYKRISLPDNFPKGSIIAIDNTICTVISTTEIVRWDLSKQQAIEVTKTNLSKFGDMDAHGNIINLRFNEGELLQKGTTNPIYKVKHPSWLRTLASIGGEEGAKRYGIKGHNGYFEDINFQMALTDAKFAGDKIYTSSIDRSLRVWDKKTGTLLESLTGHTATVNRLKVNVSGTQVVSIDLKGGLFFWETNEKRARIN; encoded by the coding sequence ATGATGAGAAATAGTTTAAAGTACGTGCTATTTTTTGTAGTATTTTATTTTAGTACAATATCAATAGCTCAAGAAAATGAAATTGTAATTTCTAAGTTAACTGCCCTTAATCCAGTTTCTTATATTGATGTTACCTTCTTAAGTGATAGAGATACGGTCCTTGTGTGTACATTAAGTGGAAGACTTGCGCAAAGGATAAAAGGGGATGCCAACGAACAGCTCATCGCTCAATTGGATGATGAAATTTATGTTTTGGCATATAACAAAGAACGTAAGCATATTGCGGCAAGTACATTAGAAAACGGTATTGTAATTGTCCACAGAGAAACGGGAAGAATAGAGCAAAAATTATCACTTATTGAAACTTGGGCATTGCGAATCAACTACTCTAGTGACAATAAATATTTTTTTGCTAACGACCAAAGAGGTAATCGTTTTCTTTGGGATGTCAATCTTGGTTATAAAAGGATTTCTTTACCTGATAATTTTCCAAAGGGAAGCATAATTGCTATAGATAATACTATTTGTACTGTGATTAGTACTACAGAAATTGTAAGATGGGATTTGTCCAAACAACAAGCTATCGAAGTCACCAAGACTAACCTAAGTAAATTTGGAGATATGGATGCTCATGGAAACATAATTAATCTTCGGTTTAATGAAGGAGAGTTACTGCAGAAGGGGACAACAAATCCGATTTATAAAGTTAAGCATCCATCTTGGTTAAGAACCTTGGCTTCAATCGGAGGGGAAGAAGGAGCCAAACGATATGGGATAAAAGGGCACAACGGATACTTTGAAGATATCAATTTCCAAATGGCCCTGACTGATGCAAAATTTGCAGGTGATAAAATTTATACTTCGAGTATTGATAGGTCTTTACGTGTGTGGGATAAAAAAACCGGAACACTCTTGGAATCACTGACCGGTCATACGGCCACTGTAAATAGACTTAAAGTCAATGTTTCAGGAACTCAAGTAGTTTCAATTGACTTAAAGGGAGGATTGTTTTTTTGGGAAACCAATGAAAAAAGAGCTCGTATCAATTAA